The genomic stretch TAGCCATCCGGATTGCCTTCATCGTTGATAAACTCATAAGGGCAATAATCAGAATCTCCGCCTATGATGATCTTTTCCTTTTCAGTAGCTTCCTGAGCCCACAATCCCATACAGATGAAGAGCAATAAACAGGCAATCAATTTACATTTCATCAGTTGTCCTCAGTTCCATTTCTGTATATAAGCCTTCATGTCGAATTTCCTCTGTAAGCCAGCAGAATTCATATAGCGGACCATACCGTATATGGGACGAGGGGCCCATGGCCGGTCATGTTTGCCAAAACACCAGGCTATTCCTGCCCAAGCATTGGGATCACGGCCATCCAATTCATACTTGTTGTTCAAATACGCCAGGATCTGATACGCCTCTTCCACCGAGGGGCACCATGCCAGCACTCGTTTCCCCCAATACATTCTCATATAATTGTGCATCTTTCCGGTCATCAGCAGCTCGCGTTGAGCTGCGTTCCAGTATATATCGGAGCTTTCTGCAAGCTCCAGCCGTTCCAGACTGTAGTCACCTTCCCGGGCATCGGCAAGGTGATCGTTCAGAGTTCTAATCGCCCAGTCCGGCAGGGCAGAGCTGTTTTTGTAATCTGGATTGTAGTGGCAGAAATTCATCGCTAATTCACGTCTGACAATCAACTCCTCTGCAAAAGCACCAATGCTTTGCGCCATGCCATCCAGTCCCGCTTTTCCGTTGATCAGCTCTGGAATGGATGCCATATCGACATCACAGGTTTCACAGATTTGGTGGATTATCTGTAGAGGGGAGATTTGGCCAAAATGCAGATAAGGGCTCATGTGGCTCTGGACATCTAAATTGGGATGGTTTCTTAAAGTGGAATAGTCCTTCAGTTTGTCTCTGATAAAGCTGTCCAGTGTTGCCAGTGCTTCGCTGTGTGAGGACTTTATGAGGTAAGCAGGACCGGTTTCTGCACTCAAGCTCAGAACCTTGCGAGCCCAAATGAGGAGTTCCGCCCGGTGCTCCAATCTACCGGAGTACTTACCTTGTGGAGCACATTCTATACCGGCTGGGATCAATGCGCCGGGATCTTCCGGATGCCAGGAGAGCCATGAGCCGAGCTGGGGCAGAAGCTTGCGTCGCAGAGTAGCTGCATTATACTCTTCTTTGGACGAGGCCAGATGCACTGGAACCACAGCTTCAGTATCCACTTCTACCAGGTCACAATGCAAAAGAGCAGGAGAACTGAACAGAATGTCGCGATAGGCTCTTTGCCAGGCAAGGTATCCGTGATCCAAGATCAATACCTTGGTATCCTTTGCTACTTTTTCTACGCATTCAGGCAGGTCTCCGGCAACGATGTGGAAGCCGATCTTTAGCTTCTTCAGCTCAATACCGGTCTGAGCAAGTCCTTCCAACATAAAGCGATAGTGAGCAGATTGGGCGTCGGGAATATCATGGCTGAGTACAAATACAA from Candidatus Cloacimonadota bacterium encodes the following:
- a CDS encoding deoxyribodipyrimidine photo-lyase codes for the protein MKPEYSHLIRHKKAISASGTLVLYWMQQAQRVSFNPALDYAIHTAVELRLPLHVVFVLSHDIPDAQSAHYRFMLEGLAQTGIELKKLKIGFHIVAGDLPECVEKVAKDTKVLILDHGYLAWQRAYRDILFSSPALLHCDLVEVDTEAVVPVHLASSKEEYNAATLRRKLLPQLGSWLSWHPEDPGALIPAGIECAPQGKYSGRLEHRAELLIWARKVLSLSAETGPAYLIKSSHSEALATLDSFIRDKLKDYSTLRNHPNLDVQSHMSPYLHFGQISPLQIIHQICETCDVDMASIPELINGKAGLDGMAQSIGAFAEELIVRRELAMNFCHYNPDYKNSSALPDWAIRTLNDHLADAREGDYSLERLELAESSDIYWNAAQRELLMTGKMHNYMRMYWGKRVLAWCPSVEEAYQILAYLNNKYELDGRDPNAWAGIAWCFGKHDRPWAPRPIYGMVRYMNSAGLQRKFDMKAYIQKWN